One window from the genome of Cardiocondyla obscurior isolate alpha-2009 linkage group LG04, Cobs3.1, whole genome shotgun sequence encodes:
- the P130cas gene encoding enhancer of filamentation 1: MLPQTPDIIPTTLSQQKCVKARALYDNIAEAPDELAFRKGDVLTVLEQNTAGLEGWWLCALRGRQGICPGNRLRLLVGQYDTGGCLAGSRADLTIAEDGIQRHGKRRSWHVQPNRVVTPQKCGDVYLYDLPASRGSPAPPSRHDSPLNSTNNEHSHNMGRYTSNNARSSVDNGSNDECYDVPPRAIPVIPSPASSPSPAPSCYDIPRPPTSCTPISNCSGGSGITPLDCYDVPRPLQPLTPSSSASSLTNDGSLSGSNRSSLAAPDYDVPRPRLPASSLPSRHNTPVPKTPTPPPPSQQIYDVPVSKELPLELDSALEGLQRLQGEASAAIARLLGFVSPGWRTPQRLDATLMDLRLAALRLRTSLHDLAEFAEGTLGNAGKAPDKGLATKLRPLVKALRDSDKLVQEAATELDTMEWDASKLNRGGGDTPTPTNGPPSSLLLPVQSDPLDQLIACARALTEDVRQVASFIQGNSTLLFKRSSIISTGSSNNSGHGEDYDYVNLDSREVVAKQREELRAALPQELRSNYDLLVSEADNAAIQMPPTTPTPMDPSDKQLLAFYVAQVITHGAHLTHAIDAFLQTVEHNQPPKVFLAHGKFVVLSAHRLVHIGDTVHRNVTRNDVRTRVLQCANALNEALAQTVQKTKQAAQFFPSVTAVQEMVDSVVDVSHLAKDLKVAMIHAAQQP, encoded by the exons CAAAAATGCGTGAAAGCGCGAGCTCTCTACGACAACATTGCTGAGGCACCGGACGAGTTGGCGTTTCGAAAGGGCGACGTCCTCACCGTGCTGGAGCAGAACACCGCTGGCCTTGAGGGATGGTGGTTGTGCGCTCTTCGCGGTCGGCAG GGCATCTGTCCAGGAAATCGATTGAGGCTTCTGGTTGGCCAATACGATACAGGGGGTTGTTTGGCTGGCAGCAGGGCCGACCTAACCATAGCGGAGGATGGCATACAGAGACATGGGAAGAGGCGTAGCTGGCACGTGCAGCCCAACAGA GTTGTAACGCCACAGAAATGCGGGGACGTCTACCTGTACGACCTCCCGGCAAGTCGTGGAAGTCCCGCGCCACCCTCCAGACACGATTCACCCCTCAATTCAACGAACAATGAACATTCTCACAATATGG GACGATACACAAGCAACAACGCGCGAAGTTCCGTCGACAATGGAAGCAATGACGAGTGTTACGACGTTCCACCACGTGCGATTCCGGTGATCCCGTCGCCAGCGAGCAGCCCGAGCCCGGCTCCGTCGTGCTACGACATCCCGAGGCCGCCGACATCCTGCACGCCGATTTCAAACTGCTCCGGGGGTTCCGGCATCACGCCACTGGATTGCTACGACGTGCCACGACCTTTGCAGCCGCTAACGCCGAGCAGTTCGGCCTCCAGCCTCACCAACGACGGCTCCCTCAGCGGATCAAACAG ATCGAGTTTGGCCGCCCCGGACTACGACGTGCCCCGGCCGCGTCTTCCAGCGTCTTCGTTGCCATCCCGACACAACACTCCCGTGCCGAAGACcccgacgccgccgccgccctCGCAGCAGATTTACGACGTTCCAGTGAGCAAGGAGCTCCCGCTGGAGCTGGATTCCGCTCTGGAAGGTCTGCAGAGGCTGCAGGGCGAGGCGTCTGCCGCAATAGCAAGGCTACTGGGCTTCGTAAGTCCCGGTTGGAGAACACCGCAACGATTGGACGCCACCCTTATGGATTTGAGACTGGCTGCCCTCAGGCTCAGAACGTCTCTCCACGACTTAGCCGAATTTGCCgaag GAACGTTGGGTAATGCGGGCAAAGCGCCAGATAAGGGCCTGGCTACGAAATTACGGCCGCTTGTAAAGGCGCTTCGTGATTCTGACAAGCTCGTGCAGGAAGCCGCTACTGAATTGGACACGATGGAATGGGATGCGAGCAAGCTCAACCGTGGCGGTGGCGATACACCAACACCTACTAACGGACCCCCATCCTCGCTGCTCCTACCTGTACAATCAGATCCCCTAGATCAGCTGATCGCGTGCGCCCGGGCACTTACGGAAGACGTTCGTCAGGTCGCTAGTTTCATTCAG GGAAATTCTACATTGCTCTTTAAACGGTCGTCGATTATCTCCACgggcagcagcaacaacagtgGCCACGGGGAAGATTACGACTACGTAAATCTTGACTCGCGAGAGGTCGTAGCGAAACAGCGAGAGGAGCTACGGGCCGCACTGCCGCAGGAGCTGCGCAGCAATTACGATCTGTTGGTGTCCGAGGCAGACAATGCCGCGATTCAAATGCCACCCACGACACCGACACCCATGGACCCCAGCGATAAGCAATTGTTGGCCTTCTACGTCGCTCAGGTCATCACACACGGCGCGCACCTGACTCACGCCATCGACGCCTTCCTGCAAACGGTGGAACACAATCAACCACCCAAG GTTTTCCTAGCTCATGGCAAGTTCGTTGTGCTAAGTGCGCATCGGCTAGTGCATATTGGCGATACAGTGCATCGGAACGTGACGCGCAACGATGTGCGAACACGCGTGCTTCAATGTGCGAACGCCCTGAACGAGGCACTCGCGCAGACAGTGCAGAAGACGAAGCAGGCCGCCCAGTTTTTCCCGAGCGTCACCGCGGTCCAGGAAATGGTCGACAGTGTCGTCGATGTCTCTCATCTAGCCAAGGATCTCAAAGTCGCTATGATACACGCCGCTCAGCAACCATGA